Genomic window (Saccharomyces cerevisiae S288C chromosome X, complete sequence):
ATTACACACTTAATATCTCTGTCATAGAAGCTACTACAGAGAAATTGGTTGACACTAGATTATTAACAACACTCGAGAATGCAACCGCTTGGATTAACTCAAACTctattgatgaagacgaagatgatATGCCTCATGCCACTAACGTAGCAGACCGGCTTGATGGGTTATCCCTTAGCAAGCGCGTATATAGCATCTGTCACTACGAATTTTAGTGCGGATTCTCTCCGTAGCGTAAACGTTCTCTATACATCATC
Coding sequences:
- the ABM1 gene encoding Abm1p (hypothetical protein; required for normal microtubule organization), which encodes MSWRYSILTVDGSFKIFIPWEIFLTWNFLSAAWLNSTESNTYIHYSTCWGTSDYTLNISVIEATTEKLVDTRLLTTLENATAWINSNSIDEDEDDMPHATNVADRLDGLSLSKRVYSICHYEF